In a genomic window of Thalassophryne amazonica chromosome 12, fThaAma1.1, whole genome shotgun sequence:
- the cdc7 gene encoding cell division cycle 7-related protein kinase, with translation MALSPVGTNDMTTDRKSDRSHKRNKITRDVELDIENLYRAVPQLTKVFRITDKIGEGTFSSVYLGEAQMKDGRREKFALKHLIPTSHPTRIAAELQCLTVAGGRENVMGVTYCFRKEDHVVIVMPYMEHQAIVDVIDSLSFDEVRLYLYHLLKALKHIHQFGIIHRDIKPNNFLYNRYCRTYALVDFGLAQGAAGTQIELLKVVRQKPCQKGGGSPRKATPCQTTTAPTSLRLSTRQPAVLPSAAAASAASRKKLVKKAHSVTVTHTTPASHTKHAKDWTGARRAPRPVFGEKNLNSNTSNTKQAAFKTQMLKSGRMEDSSGRKCSAASRGPLPVRSQSSTQRPQRAVHQGLTCNCYKTDRICNICLSRKQQVAPRAGTPGFRAPEVLMKCPDQDTAIDVWSAGVILLSLLSGRYPFFKSSDDLIALTQIMTIRGSRETAQAAKTYGKVVVCSQELPRQDLRTVCETLRGRRPRADSVTSLPETKKDSESDDGPVDPSEASLTHAGLHVSSRHSGSTESDAVDSRDQRGWDRVPDEAYDLLDRLLDLNPACRITAAEALQHPLFRDLRA, from the exons GGGATGTGGAGTTGGACATTGAGAATCTTTACAGAGCTGTTCCTCAACTTACTAAGGTTTTCAGGATCACAGATAAAATTGGAGAAG GTACCTTCAGCTCAGTGTACCTGGGTGAAGCTCAGATGAAGGATGGGAGGAGAGAGAAGTTTGCCCTCAAACACCTCATTCCAACCAGCCACCCAACACGTATTGCTGCAGAGCTTCAGTGTCTGACGGTTGCTGG AGGTAGAGAGAATGTGATGGGTGTGACCTACTGCTTCAGGAAAGAGGATCATGTGGTGATCGTTATGCCTTATATGGAGCATCAAGCCATTGTG GACGTGATTGACTCTCTCAGCTTTGACGAGGTGCGGCTGTATCTCTACCACCTGCTGAAGGCCCTGAAACACATCCATCAGTTTGGCATCATTCATCGGGACATCAAACCCAACAACTTCCTTTACAACAGATACTGCAGAAC CTATGCACTGGTGGACTTCGGCCTGGCACAGGGTGCAGCTGGCACACAAATCGAGCTGCTgaaggtggtgaggcagaagccCTGTCAGAAAGGTGGAGGGTCCCCACGGAAAGCAACACCATGTCAAACCACCACAGCCCCCACCTCACTGCGTCTGTCCACACGGCAGCCCGCGGTCCTTCCgtctgctgctgctgcctctgcGGCCTCTCGCAAAAAACTGGTTAAAAAAGCACATTCTGTTACTGTCACGCACACTACTCCCGCCTCTCACACGAAGCATGCAAAG gaTTGGACAGGTGCACGCAGAGCACCGCGGCCTGTGTTTGGAGAGAAGAACCTGAATAGTAACACTTCCAACACCAAACAGGCCGCCTTCAAGACACAA ATGCTGAAGTCGGGCAGAATGGAGGACAGTAGTGGCCGGAAGTGTTCTGCAGCTAGTCGGGGCCCCCTGCCTGTCAGGTCGCAGAGCAGCACTCAGAGACCTCAGAGGGCCGTGCACCAGGGCCTCACGTGCAACTGCTACAAGACCGACCGCATCTGCAACATCTGCCTGTCCAG GAAGCAGCAGGTGGCTCCCAGAGCTGGAACACCCGGTTTCAGAGCACCAGAGGTCCTCATGAAGTGCCCCGACCAGGACACAG CCATAGACGTTTGGTCAGCTGGCGTGATCTTGCTCTCGCTGCTCAGTGGCCGTTACCCGTTCTTCAAATCCAGCGACGACTTGATCGCTCTCACTCAGATCATGACCATACGTGGCTCCAGAGAGACCGCCCAGGCTGCTAAAACCTATG GCAAGGTGGTGGTGTGTAGTCAGGAGCTGCCTCGGCAGGACCTgaggacagtttgtgagacgctgagggggCGGAGGCCTCGGGCAGATagtgtgacatcacttcctgaaaCCAAAaaggactcagaatctgatgatgGTCCTGTCGATCCGTCTGAAGCATCTTTAACTCACGCTGGCCTACACGTGTCTTCACGCCACTCAGGGAGCACAGAGAGTGACGCGGTGGACAGCAGAGACCAGAGAGGCTGGGACAGAGTTCCTGATGAAGCCTACGACCTGCTGGACAGGCTGCTGGACCTGAACCCTGCCTGCAGGATCACAGCTGCTGAGGCTCTGCAGCACCCACTGTTCAGAGACCTACGAGCCTGA